A region from the Rufibacter sp. DG15C genome encodes:
- a CDS encoding RNA polymerase sigma-70 factor: MQAEEKNSNKADIEALTRGDVSAFERLFKCLEPKLYAFAYKLVRNREDAEEIVQEVFLKTWERRASLDPAQGLEGYLFKIAKHLVYNKSRRHVYEFAFSKYLADYGIVAEDSTQTTLEHQELVELFEEICASMPPVRRQVFAMSRTEGLSNHEIATVLNTSNSNIENHINKALKLLREKFRSYDIVYAVVLAYLHSLL, from the coding sequence ATGCAGGCAGAAGAAAAAAACAGCAACAAGGCAGACATTGAAGCACTCACTAGAGGTGATGTATCTGCTTTTGAGCGCCTGTTCAAATGCTTGGAGCCCAAGCTATATGCCTTTGCTTACAAGTTGGTCCGCAACAGAGAAGATGCCGAGGAGATTGTACAGGAGGTTTTCTTGAAGACTTGGGAGCGAAGAGCCTCCTTAGATCCTGCCCAGGGCTTGGAAGGTTACCTTTTTAAAATAGCCAAACACTTAGTGTACAACAAATCCAGACGCCACGTCTATGAGTTTGCATTCAGTAAGTATCTGGCAGATTATGGAATTGTGGCAGAGGACTCTACCCAAACCACCCTTGAGCACCAGGAGCTGGTAGAACTGTTTGAGGAGATTTGTGCTTCTATGCCACCCGTGAGGCGGCAGGTCTTTGCCATGAGCCGCACCGAAGGACTATCTAACCATGAAATAGCCACGGTTCTCAACACCAGCAATAGTAATATTGAGAACCACATCAACAAGGCTTTGAAACTTTTGCGTGAGAAGTTCAGGAGCTATGACATTGTGTATGCAGTCGTGCTTGCCTACCTGCACTCTCTTCTTTGA
- a CDS encoding helix-turn-helix domain-containing protein → MDAAAARVKQLREAKGVTLEVVFHDTGIHLARLEAGRANVTLSTLEAVCQYLGVSLAEFFSQGFEDLREELG, encoded by the coding sequence ATGGACGCGGCGGCGGCGCGGGTAAAGCAGCTGCGCGAGGCGAAGGGCGTGACCTTGGAGGTGGTCTTCCACGACACAGGCATCCACCTGGCTCGACTAGAGGCTGGCAGGGCTAACGTGACGCTCAGCACCCTTGAGGCGGTCTGCCAATATCTAGGTGTTAGCCTTGCCGAGTTCTTCTCGCAGGGCTTTGAAGATCTGCGAGAAGAACTCGGGTGA
- a CDS encoding NARF domain-containing protein: MFSISVHAKEPNVPLSDRVQQLEIYNQEILQKKVENLEKEINLGLQKKQQELDKKFTEKENEIDDKLALLNTLAIVSGFLLAAGIINLVYQFGWGLKKLAEKTLKEKLQTHLFENTQSLMDLVNNQRAESKVKKEKLIRVVSGSEEETEIMRSLLQRMGFKKVECATVEVYIPFPTSDLLIFCNFKKGLSAEMIINYLEDSNQDDVFVYYGGRIDLPADSIHYQEKLNYANTRFTVYHQIINTLIFKDILKEQMQEV, translated from the coding sequence ATGTTCAGTATCTCTGTTCACGCGAAGGAGCCCAATGTTCCTCTTAGTGATCGAGTACAGCAGTTAGAAATTTACAACCAAGAGATTCTCCAGAAGAAAGTGGAGAATTTAGAAAAAGAAATTAACCTAGGACTGCAGAAGAAGCAACAGGAACTTGATAAGAAATTTACGGAAAAGGAAAATGAAATAGATGATAAACTTGCGCTCCTTAATACTTTAGCGATAGTTTCAGGATTCTTATTAGCCGCTGGAATAATAAATTTGGTTTATCAGTTTGGCTGGGGCTTGAAGAAACTCGCAGAAAAAACATTGAAGGAAAAGCTTCAAACTCATCTGTTTGAGAATACACAGTCCCTGATGGATCTTGTGAACAATCAAAGAGCTGAAAGTAAAGTAAAGAAAGAAAAGCTGATTAGGGTGGTCAGTGGGTCTGAAGAGGAAACCGAGATCATGAGGTCCTTGCTCCAGCGCATGGGCTTCAAGAAGGTCGAGTGTGCTACTGTTGAAGTCTATATACCCTTCCCTACGTCCGACCTTCTCATATTCTGCAATTTCAAGAAGGGCTTAAGCGCTGAAATGATTATTAACTATTTAGAAGATAGCAATCAGGATGATGTGTTTGTCTACTACGGCGGGCGGATCGACCTTCCTGCAGACAGTATTCATTATCAAGAAAAGCTTAATTATGCCAATACCAGGTTTACAGTCTATCACCAGATAATCAACACATTGATTTTTAAGGATATTCTTAAGGAGCAGATGCAAGAGGTGTAA